A window of Cryptomeria japonica chromosome 3, Sugi_1.0, whole genome shotgun sequence contains these coding sequences:
- the LOC131059783 gene encoding cucumisin-like: MACESEGASESRGRSGRVSIATEVGDEEDGSDLDGFVSTIEIYVGIFYALSLSLRFAEDESSKLYIVYMGDVRSPDIQDYSQTAATESHLSLLHSVLGSHKAAEESLVHSYWKSFNGFAAWLSSSHVQYLSNTDGVVSMFESKNAQLLTSRSWDFVGLPLIQQTNDLEYQSDVIVGVLDTGVWPESESFDDAGLGPIPSKWRGACQTTPDFKACNKKIIGSKYYYKGLESQPDAGEFISPRDSNGHGTHTSSIAAGSIVRNASLFGLAQGDVRGGVPGARIAIYKVCWSDSCSDVDLLAAFDDAIYDGVDVISVSIGHGGPFLPLDYFEDSIAIGAFHAMKRGILTSNGACNDAIEGSVCNFSPWSLTVAASTIDRQFKSQLTLGNQMSFEGHAINTFTMEQPWYPLVYGGDAANVSVGFSSDDSRGCGLYSLDRGIVEGKIVLCYLDPLHWTDGGVYVSGGAGTIILYDDSNDTAVSFMIPATVISTEHEKIFRMILAADGPSKIKVSETKSVAGNDLPAPIIASFSSKGPSKITPDLLKPDITAPGVDILAAWSKAAPMSTDFLDKRKVDFNIVSGTSMACPHATGAAAYVKSFHPDWSPAAIKSALMTTASTLDATLDGNEAAELGYGAGQINPLKAINPGLVYDADANSYINMLCSQGYSETSLRLLTGEFISCSSSLSKNGVWELNYPSLMVISDASEPIFAQFPRTVTNVGPAKSTYQVKIEVPFGMNVTVEPKTLTFTSSNQMKSYNVKIESRIVPDDYALLSGALTWSHGNYSVRSPILVYYNVKK, translated from the exons ATGGCGTGTGAGAGTGAAGGAGCGAGTGAGAGCAGAGGAAGGAGTGGTAGGGTTTCTATTGCTACTGAAGTAGGGGATGAGGAAGATGGGAGTGACCTAGATGGATTTGTGTCTACTATTGAGATTTATGTGGGGATTTTCTATGCCTTGTCTTTGTCCCTGCGTTTTGCAGAGGATGAGTCTTCCAAA CTTTACATAGTGTACATGGGTGATGTTAGGTCCCCAGATATACAAGATTATTCCCAAACAGCAGCAACTGAGTCCCACCTTTCATTGCTTCACTCTGTACTTGGAAG CCATAAGGCAGCAGAGGAATCTTTGGTTCATAGTTATTGGAAGAGCTTTAATGGATTCGCAGCTTGGCTTTCTTCATCTCATGTCCAATACCTCTCAA ATACAGACGGTGTAGTTTCGATGTTTGAAAGCAAAAATGCTCAACTCTTGACAAGTAGGTCATGGGATTTTGTGGGACTCCCTCTGATTCAGCAAACCAATGATTTGGAGTATCAAAGTGACGTAATTGTTGGCGTTCTAGATACAG GGGTGTGGCCAGAATCAGAAAGTTTCGATGATGCTGGATTGGGTCCCATTCCCTCAAAATGGAGGGGAGCGTGCCAAACAACACCCGACTTCAAAGCTTGCAATAA GAAAATAATAGGTTCAAAGTATTATTATAAAGGCTTGGAATCTCAACCAGATGCTGGTGAGTTCATCTCTCCAAGAGATTCAAATGGCCATGGAACACACACCTCCTCCATAGCTGCTGGAAGCATTGTCAGAAATGCCAGCCTTTTTGGATTAGCCCAAGGAGACGTGCGTGGAGGAGTACCTGGTGCAAGAATTGCTATATACAAGGTTTGTTGGTCAGATTCTTGCAGCGATGTAGATCTCCTTGCCGCATTTGATGATGCAATCTATGATGGTGTAGATGTCATTTCTGTTTCAATTGGACATGGTGGACCCTTCTTACCACTTGACTACTTTGAAGATAGCATTGCAATAGGAGCATTCCATGCAATGAAGAGAGGAATCTTGACATCAAATGGTGCTTGTAACGATGCCATAGAGGGATCTGTTTGCAATTTTTCCCCCTGGTCTCTGACAGTGGCTGCAAGCACCATTGATCGCCAGTTCAAGTCACAACTTACTTTGGGAAATCAAATGTCTTTCGAG GGGCATGCTATAAACACATTCACAATGGAGCAGCCTTGGTATCCTTTAGTATATGGCGGAGATGCTGCTAATGTTTCTGTCGGATTTTCTTCAGATGACTCACG TGGTTGCGGGTTATATTCCCTGGATCGTGGCATAGTCGAAGGAAAAATAGTACTTTGCTACTTAGATCCACTCCATTGGACGGATGGAGGAGTGTATGTCTCTGGAGGGGCAGGTACCATAATATTGTATGATGATAGTAATGATACAGCTGTATCATTCATGATCCCTGCCACAGTTATTTCAACCGAACATGAAAAGATT TTTAGGATGATCCTGGCTGCAGATGGGCCCTCCAAGATTAAAGTGTCTGAAA CAAAAAGCGTGGCTGGGAATGATTTACCTGCACCTATAATAGCTTCATTCTCATCTAAAGGTCCCAGCAAAATCACACCAGATCTTCTAAAG CCTGACATCACTGCACCAGGTGTAGATATTCTAGCGGCCTGGTCAAAAGCTGCACCAATGAGCACGGATTTTTTGGACAAAAGAAAAGTGGATTTTAACATAGTTTCTGGAACATCCATGGCATGCCCTCATGCCACAGGAGCAGCTGCCTATGTCAAGTCATTTCATCCTGACTGGTCTCCTGCTGCTATCAAATCTGCTCTCATGACCACAG CATCAACATTGGATGCAACATTGGACGGCAATGAAGCTGCAGAATTAGGATATGGCGCAGGGCAGATTAATCCACTCAAGGCCATCAATCCAGGGCTTGTGTATGACGCCGACGCAAATTCTTATATCAACATGCTATGTAGCCAAGGATACAGTGAAACATCTTTACGTTTGCTGACAGGAGAATTTATCAGTTGTTCTTCAAGTTTATCTAAAAATGGAGTATGGGAACTTAACTATCCTTCCTTAATGGTCATTAGCGATGCAAGCGAGCCCATTTTTGCTCAATTTCCAAGGACAGTTACAAATGTAGGACCTGCAAAATCTACGTACCAAGTCAAAATAGAGGTACCGTTTGGAATGAACGTGACAGTGGAACCCAAAACACTCACTTTCACGTCCTCCAACCAGATGAAGTCATACAATGTGAAAATTGAAAGTCGAATTGTACCAGATGATTACGCTTTACTATCGGGCGCATTGACTTGGAGCCATGGCAATTACAGTGTACGCAGCCCCATTCTTGTATATTATAATGTGAAAAAGTGA
- the LOC131059781 gene encoding cucumisin-like encodes MATTTTTHLLFSFFFLVSTAASQHLNEKLYIVYMGDVPSPDKQDFSQTSATASHLSLLHSVLRSHEAAQESLVHSYSKSFNGFAAWLSSSHVQRLSNTDGVVSVFESKNAQLLTTRSWDFVGLPLSQQTDHLEYQSDVIVGMLDTGVWPESESFDDAGLGPIPSKWKGVCQTTPDFKACNKKIIGARFYDKGTQPAAGEFISPRDSNGHGTHTSSIAAGSIVRNGSLIGLAQGDVRGGVPGARIAIYKVCWSRSCSDVDILAAFDDAIHDGVDVISVSIGISNGGIFPPLDYFEDSISIGAFHAMKRGILTSNGACNDGVEGSVCNFSPWSLTVAASTIDRQFKSQLTLGNQMFLEGHAINTFTMEQPWYPLVYGGDAANVSGGFSSDDSRGCGLYSLDRSIVEGKIVLCYFAEPIDPPDGGVYVSGGAGTIILYNVNNDTAFSFMVPATVISAEQEEIVRSYINSTRSPIASIAKSVTSNDLPAPIIGSFSSKGPNRITPDLLKPDITAPGVNILAAWSNAAPMSMDPLDKRVVDFNIESGTSMACPHATGAAAYVKSFHPDWSPAAIKSALMTTASLLDATLYGNEAAELGYGAGQINPLKAINPGLVYDVDSNSYINMLCSQGYNETSLRLLTGESITCSSNLSKNGVWELNYPSIMVISNASEPTFAQFPRTVTNVGPANSTYQAKIDAPFGMNVTVEPDTLTFTSSNKKMSYNVKIESQVIPDDDALLSGALTWSYGNYSVRSPILVYYNVKQEEDLIQFARLNGILPSKPEDENLHLEQASRGRACRGHRGTGIGHGRGRPPCRGRGQARKEHPSAEAQQEIAS; translated from the exons ATGGCAACCACAACCACAACCCATCTTCTGTTTTCCTTCTTTTTTCTTGTCTCCACAGCTGCTTCTCAACACTTGAATgaaaag CTATACATAGTGTACATGGGTGATGTTCCATCCCCAGATAAACAAGATTTTTCCCAAACATCAGCGACTGCGTCCCACCTTTCATTGCTTCACTCTGTACTTAGAAG CCATGAGGCAGCACAGGAGTCTTTGGTTCATAGTTATTCGAAGAGCTTTAACGGATTCGCAGCTTGGCTTTCCTCATCTCATGTCCAACGCCTCTCAA ACACAGATGGAGTAGTTTCGGTGTTTGAAAGCAAAAACGCTCAACTCTTGACAACTAGATCATGGGATTTTGTGGGACTCCCTCTATCTCAGCAAACCGATCATTTGGAGTATCAAAGTGATGTAATTGTAGGCATGCTAGATACAG GGGTATGGCCAGAGTCAGAAAGTTTCGATGATGCGGGATTGGGTCCCATTCCCTCAAAATGGAAGGGAGTGTGTCAGACAACACCCGACTTCAAAGCCTGCAATAA GAAAATAATAGGTGCAAGATTTTACGATAAAGGAACTCAACCAGCTGCTGGTGAGTTCATCTCTCCAAGAGATTCAAATGGCCATGGAACACACACCTCTTCCATAGCTGCTGGAAGCATTGTCAGAAATGGCAGTCTCATTGGATTAGCACAAGGAGACGTACGTGGAGGAGTACCTGGTGCAAGGATTGCTATATACAAGGTTTGCTGGTCACGTTCTTGCAGCGATGTAGATATCCTTGCCGCATTTGATGATGCAATCCATGATGGTGTGGATGTAATTTCTGTTTCTATTGGTATTTCAAATGGAGGCATCTTTCCCCCACTTGACTACTTCGAAGATAGCATTTCCATAGGCGCATTCCATGCAATGAAAAGAGGAATCTTAACATCAAATGGTGCTTGTAACGATGGCGTTGAGGGATCTGTTTGCAACTTTTCCCCCTGGTCTCTGACAGTGGCTGCAAGCACCATTGATCGGCAATTCAAATCACAACTTACTTTGGGAAATCAAATGTTTCTCGAG GGGCATGCTATAAACACATTCACAATGGAGCAGCCTTGGTATCctttagtatatggaggagatgctGCTAATGTTTCTGGCGGATTTTCTTCAGATGACTCACG TGGTTGCGGACTATATTCCCTGGATCGCAGTATAGTCGAAGGAAAAATAGTACTTTGCTACTTTGCTGAGCCAATCGATCCGCCGGATGGAGGAGTGTATGTCTCTGGAGGGGCAGGTACCATAATATTGTATAATGTTAATAATGATACAGCTTTCTCGTTCATGGTCCCCGCCACAGTTATTTCAGCCGAACAGGAAGAGATTGTCAGATCTTACATCAATTCTACAAG GTCTCCAATTGCAAGTATAGCAAAAAGTGTGACTAGCAATGATTTACCTGCACCTATAATAGGTTCATTCTCATCTAAAGGTCCCAACAGAATCACACCAGATCTTCTAAAG CCCGACATCACCGCACCAGGTGTAAATATTCTAGCGGCTTGGTCAAATGCTGCGCCAATGAGCATGGATCCGTTGGACAAAAGAGTAGTGGATTTTAACATAGAATCTGGAACATCCATGGCATGCCCTCATGCCACAGGAGCAGCTGCCTATGTCAAGTCATTTCATCCTGACTGGTCTCCTGCTGCTATCAAATCCGCTCTCATGACCACAG CATCACTATTGGATGCAACATTATATGGCAATGAAGCTGCAGAATTAGGATATGGTGCAGGGCAGATTAATCCCCTCAAGGCCATCAATCCAGGGCTTGTGTATGATGTCGACTCAAATTCTTATATCAACATGCTATGTAGCCAAGGATACAATGAAACATCCTTACGTTTGCTGACAGGAGAATCTATCACTTGTTCTTCAAACTTATCTAAAAATGGAGTATGGGAACTTAACTATCCTTCCATAATGGTTATTAGCAATGCAAGTGAGCCCACTTTTGCTCAATTTCCAAGAACAGTTACAAATGTAGGACCTGCAAACTCTACTTACCAAGCCAAAATAGATGCACCCTTTGGAATGAACGTGACAGTGGAGCCAGATACACTCACTTTCACATCCTCCAACAAGAAGATGTCATACAATGTAAAAATTGAAAGTCAAGTTATACCAGATGATGACGCTTTACTATCAGGTGCATTGACTTGGAGCTATGGCAATTACAGTGTGCGGAGCCCCATTCTTGTATATTATAATGTGAAACA GGAGGAGGACCTTATTCAGTTTGCAAGACTCAACGGTATTCTGCCTTCGAAACCAGAAGATGAAAACCTACATTTGGAACAGGCTAGCAGGGGTCGTGCTTGCAGGGGTCACCGTGGGACTGGAATTGGCCATGGTAGAGGTCGCCCTCCGTGCAGAGGACGTGGACAAGCAAGGAAGGAGCACCCGTCAGCTGAAGCCCAACAGGAAATTGCAAGCTAG